The Halorussus gelatinilyticus genome contains the following window.
CGCGCTGACCCGCCACCCAGAGAGCGCCCCGGCACACGACCTCGCGGAGCGCGGGGCCGAGGTGGTGCAGGGCGACCTGTCCGAGAAGAACACCCTCCGACCCATCGTCGAAGAGGTAGACGCCGTGTTCGGCGTGACGAACTTCTGGGAACACGGCTACGACGACGAGATCGAACAGGGCACGAACCTCGTGGAAGTCGCCGACGAGGTCGGCGTGGACCACTTCGTGTTCAGTTCGGTCGGCGGCGCGGAGCGCGACACCGGCATCCCACACTTCGACTCGAAGTGGGAGATAGAGGAACTCGTCCGCGACCTCGACCTGCCCGCGACGGTGGTTCGCCCGGTCTTCTTCATGCAGAACTTCGAGGCGGCGCGCGAGGACATCGAGAACGGAACGCTGGCGAACGCCCTCGCGGAGGGCGTCTCGCTCCAGATGGTGGCCCCCGACGACATCGGCGGGTTCGTCGCCGAGGCGTTCGCGGACCCCGACCGGTACGTCGGCGAGAGCTACGAACTCGCCGGCGACGAACACACCCTCGAAAGCGCGGCCGACGTCTTCTCGGAGGTGTTGGACCGCGAGGTCGAAGCGGTCCACGTCCCCCTCGACGAGTTCCGCGAGCAGATGGGCGAGGAGTACGCCGTCATGTTCGAGTGGTTCAACGAAGCGGGCTACGAGGCCGACATCGAGGCACTCCGGGCCGACCACGACGTCGA
Protein-coding sequences here:
- a CDS encoding NmrA/HSCARG family protein, which gives rise to MSQTVLVTGATGTQGGAVADHLLSGDHGEFAVHALTRHPESAPAHDLAERGAEVVQGDLSEKNTLRPIVEEVDAVFGVTNFWEHGYDDEIEQGTNLVEVADEVGVDHFVFSSVGGAERDTGIPHFDSKWEIEELVRDLDLPATVVRPVFFMQNFEAAREDIENGTLANALAEGVSLQMVAPDDIGGFVAEAFADPDRYVGESYELAGDEHTLESAADVFSEVLDREVEAVHVPLDEFREQMGEEYAVMFEWFNEAGYEADIEALRADHDVEFTDLETYLRGHGWGSADRSD